A genomic region of Nitrospira lenta contains the following coding sequences:
- a CDS encoding PilZ domain-containing protein has product MRLMACPFCGTTKTRLAVRRSFTDRLLGYVTVYPFRCQLCARRFRSFLGKVATNPRRNFDRVAVDFPVWLKPLHASPQALGEEGTIQDLSIRGCRIRCERPVVPGTRVELEFQHSNASFPITVEEAIVRSSSQGEIGLRFIQLHRQDQRRIRSILDLWLPEPALPR; this is encoded by the coding sequence AACAAAAACTCGACTCGCAGTCCGCCGGTCGTTCACGGACAGACTCTTGGGGTATGTGACGGTCTATCCGTTCCGCTGCCAGCTGTGCGCGCGGCGGTTTCGTTCTTTTCTCGGAAAAGTTGCCACTAATCCCCGCCGAAACTTCGATCGGGTTGCGGTCGATTTCCCCGTGTGGCTGAAACCGCTGCATGCCTCACCGCAGGCGTTGGGGGAAGAAGGGACTATCCAGGATTTGTCGATTCGCGGCTGCCGGATCCGTTGTGAGCGTCCCGTGGTTCCGGGGACACGGGTTGAGTTGGAGTTTCAACACTCCAACGCATCGTTCCCAATTACGGTGGAGGAGGCGATTGTCCGGTCTTCATCCCAGGGAGAAATCGGCCTGCGATTTATCCAACTGCATCGGCAGGATCAACGGCGTATCCGGAGTATTCTGGATCTTTGGTTGCCGGAACCTGCGCTTCCTCGCTAA
- a CDS encoding ABC transporter ATP-binding protein: MISVTKLSMSLAAGGRAVPILDDITLEIPDKQMIAIVGASGSGKSTLLGLMAGLDRPTTGSITLDGTELTTMSESALAKFRRAKIGYIFQSFHLIPTLTARENVAAPLELSGEQDGQVRAAELLASVGLADRLDHYPVQLSGGEQQRVAVARAFACRPPFLFADEPTGNLDSTTGIQVVNLLLNMHRDFGTTLVLVTHDQHLAGRMQRVVALRDGRIESDQLTGS, translated from the coding sequence ATGATATCCGTCACGAAACTTTCAATGAGTCTGGCAGCCGGAGGGCGAGCGGTTCCCATTCTGGACGACATCACGCTGGAGATTCCCGACAAGCAGATGATCGCGATCGTCGGAGCATCCGGAAGCGGAAAGTCGACGCTCCTCGGATTGATGGCCGGTCTCGATCGTCCAACTACAGGATCGATCACGTTAGATGGGACTGAGTTAACGACGATGTCCGAAAGCGCGCTCGCCAAGTTCCGACGCGCGAAGATCGGCTACATTTTTCAATCATTCCATCTCATTCCCACGCTCACCGCTCGGGAGAATGTCGCCGCTCCCCTCGAACTGAGCGGCGAGCAGGACGGCCAGGTGCGCGCGGCTGAACTATTAGCTTCCGTGGGACTGGCCGACCGCCTCGATCATTATCCCGTGCAGCTATCCGGTGGCGAGCAGCAGCGTGTCGCGGTCGCCCGAGCCTTTGCCTGCCGTCCACCATTTTTATTTGCCGATGAACCGACCGGCAATTTGGACAGCACGACGGGAATCCAGGTGGTCAATCTCCTCCTGAACATGCATCGAGATTTTGGCACTACCCTGGTCCTTGTCACTCACGATCAACACCTGGCCGGTCGAATGCAACGAGTCGTCGCCCTGCGCGATGGCCGCATCGAGTCAGACCAATTGACGGGTTCCTGA
- a CDS encoding AAA family ATPase, with translation MKSTQLVSSIQENIARVIKGKSRVIELAVVSLLARGHLLLEDVPGVGKTTLAHSLARSLDCSFKRIQFTSDLLPSDIVGVSIFNRQKQGFEFVPGPIFANIVLADEINRTTPKTQSSLLEAMSEAQISVDNQTCPLHQPFMVIATQNPAEYHGTFPLPESQLDRFLMRVQIGYPSPEEERKVLERPQSLHPAEALQPVATAQDVLALQQQVDDVLMEESLMEYLLAIVLATRQSDLLSLGVSTRGALALCRAAKALAFVRGRAYCLPDDIKELAPAVLSHRIMVSRSQGLRHRSFEQSEQIIQDLVESVPVPV, from the coding sequence ATGAAATCCACGCAACTCGTGTCCTCTATTCAGGAAAATATTGCCCGCGTCATCAAAGGCAAATCCAGGGTCATTGAGCTGGCCGTCGTGTCGCTCCTAGCTCGCGGCCATTTGTTGCTCGAAGATGTGCCAGGGGTCGGGAAAACGACGTTGGCTCATAGTCTAGCCCGCTCGCTGGACTGTTCATTCAAACGCATCCAATTTACCAGCGATCTGCTTCCGTCCGATATTGTCGGTGTGTCCATCTTCAATCGGCAAAAGCAGGGATTTGAATTTGTGCCGGGACCGATCTTCGCGAATATCGTGCTGGCCGACGAGATCAATCGCACGACGCCCAAGACCCAAAGTAGCTTGCTGGAGGCCATGAGTGAGGCTCAGATCTCGGTCGACAATCAGACCTGTCCCCTTCATCAACCCTTTATGGTCATTGCCACCCAAAATCCCGCTGAGTATCACGGCACCTTTCCCTTGCCGGAATCCCAGCTCGACCGGTTCTTGATGCGTGTGCAGATCGGCTATCCGTCGCCTGAAGAAGAGCGCAAGGTGCTGGAGCGGCCGCAATCGCTTCATCCTGCAGAGGCGCTTCAGCCGGTCGCCACCGCTCAAGATGTGCTCGCGCTGCAACAGCAGGTCGACGATGTGCTGATGGAAGAGAGTCTGATGGAGTATCTGCTGGCGATCGTGCTGGCCACCAGACAGTCGGATTTGTTGTCGCTCGGAGTCAGTACGCGTGGGGCATTGGCGCTCTGTCGAGCGGCCAAAGCGCTTGCGTTTGTCAGGGGGCGAGCCTATTGCTTGCCGGATGACATTAAAGAGCTGGCTCCTGCGGTGCTGTCTCATCGCATCATGGTGAGCCGGTCGCAGGGCTTGCGCCATCGCAGCTTTGAACAGTCGGAGCAGATTATTCAGGATCTCGTCGAATCCGTTCCCGTTCCCGTCTAG
- a CDS encoding ChaN family lipoprotein — translation MTPLFVHRLTISRILPLFLLVIGQLLIAACAGNTSTIPANSPVASWQAGRVIDVKTGQSIDLPTFLTTLTHYDIVYLGEEHYNQHHIEAALTVLQTLLTNGRHPVLTMEMFGWDGQPALDTYLATPGQDRQMFLDHSHWKQNWGGAFDNYEPLVNFSREHQLTLRAMNPPKPLIRQVVSVGLDDARKGRDWVEWGMDHEAIVDDQAYRARILDQLKRCHGGGSDEDYARMYEASMVRDEGMAKTVTAALLTARQKPQDQTAILSYTGGGHIQFNLPIPKRVARRMGGRVSQATVYLASFDHTRVEDIQDLVHDGIADYVWLTPISQQGPPQRCK, via the coding sequence ATGACTCCTCTCTTTGTGCACCGGCTGACAATCTCTCGCATCCTTCCTCTTTTCCTCTTGGTCATCGGACAACTTCTCATCGCAGCCTGTGCCGGCAACACATCTACGATTCCTGCAAATTCCCCTGTCGCATCCTGGCAAGCAGGCCGCGTGATCGATGTAAAAACTGGGCAATCCATCGACCTCCCAACATTTCTCACGACACTCACGCATTATGACATCGTGTATCTGGGGGAAGAGCACTACAACCAACACCATATAGAGGCTGCTCTCACTGTTCTACAAACGCTGCTGACCAACGGCCGCCATCCGGTACTCACGATGGAGATGTTCGGATGGGACGGGCAACCCGCTCTGGATACATACCTCGCCACACCCGGACAGGACCGGCAGATGTTTCTTGATCACAGCCACTGGAAGCAGAATTGGGGTGGTGCCTTTGATAACTACGAGCCATTGGTGAATTTTTCCCGTGAGCACCAGCTGACACTCCGGGCCATGAATCCGCCCAAACCGCTGATCCGCCAGGTCGTGAGCGTGGGGCTCGATGATGCTCGGAAGGGACGGGACTGGGTTGAATGGGGAATGGACCACGAGGCCATCGTCGATGACCAGGCCTACCGCGCCAGGATTCTAGATCAGCTAAAACGCTGCCATGGAGGGGGAAGCGACGAAGACTATGCCAGGATGTACGAAGCGTCCATGGTGCGCGACGAAGGGATGGCCAAAACGGTGACGGCGGCACTTCTCACCGCTCGCCAAAAGCCGCAAGACCAGACTGCAATTCTCAGTTACACGGGTGGGGGACATATCCAGTTTAATCTGCCGATCCCAAAACGAGTCGCTCGTCGCATGGGCGGGCGCGTCTCACAAGCAACGGTGTATCTCGCCTCCTTCGATCACACACGCGTTGAAGATATCCAAGATCTCGTACACGACGGCATCGCAGATTATGTATGGCTCACACCCATCAGCCAGCAGGGTCCCCCACAGCGCTGCAAGTAG
- a CDS encoding arylesterase, producing MAFGDSLTAGLGVAADETYPAELQRRLDALGLRYRVINAGVSGETTAGGLRRVPWILRSKPEIVILELGANDGLRGLRVEETKANLERIIQQLQQSGTQVILAGMKLPPNYGHDYLSAFERLYPDLATRYRLPLIPFFLEGVAASNTLNQADGIHPTAHGYRAIVEMMLGRLQPVLKGREKMRNGAKQ from the coding sequence GTGGCCTTTGGTGACAGTCTCACGGCTGGGCTCGGCGTTGCCGCAGATGAGACCTATCCGGCAGAGCTACAGCGGCGGTTGGATGCGCTCGGGCTGCGATATCGGGTCATCAACGCTGGAGTGAGCGGAGAGACGACGGCGGGTGGTCTGCGCCGTGTGCCGTGGATTTTGCGGAGTAAACCTGAAATCGTGATCCTTGAACTGGGAGCCAATGATGGCCTGAGGGGACTGCGGGTAGAAGAGACGAAAGCCAATCTTGAGCGCATCATTCAGCAGCTGCAGCAATCCGGCACGCAAGTGATTTTGGCCGGGATGAAGCTCCCGCCTAACTACGGCCATGACTATCTGTCAGCATTCGAGCGCCTATACCCTGACCTGGCGACACGCTACCGCCTGCCGCTCATCCCGTTTTTTTTGGAAGGAGTGGCGGCCTCCAATACGCTCAATCAAGCCGATGGCATCCACCCGACGGCCCATGGCTATCGCGCGATTGTAGAAATGATGCTTGGAAGATTGCAGCCAGTTCTGAAGGGGAGGGAGAAGATGCGCAATGGGGCGAAACAATAA
- a CDS encoding ABC transporter permease: MNTFALKMAWRETRAAWRHFFYFLTSIAVGVGALVGVSLFSAHLEQAVTKEARGLLGGDLEVRLSRQVSPAGLTFLTSLTSRDIAMTHVSELIGMAAHGPGTRASGQSSQIVELKAVESLYPLYGALRLEPDRPLWELLQLQSAGCPGSPCWGAVVQESLLIRMGLKLGQSLTIGQASFRITGIVRTEPDRMANAFSLGPRVLIAQEGLRATELVKLGSRVRERYLLQTPADTKIEPLLYELRSRLAADSARVSTYREAQPQLKQFLEQLTRYLGLIGLTALFVSGIGVATSVRAFLREKLSTIAILKTVGADSPTIIRTYMTQALLLGLTGSVAGLILGVSLEQAVPWILSSWFASDMLGQIGFTSGLSLYSFLPLSKGLALGLLTTLLFTLWPLLAIRSVKPVALLRRDALASESPADTTDRSWHRHIARLDRTKLLTAGTIVVGLALLSMWQAGTWKIGLLFMGAFSLALALLGSAAWLVIQALAVVARPKNLAVRHAVGNIVRPGSQAVSMTIAIGIGVMVIVTVALVEQALLRQLGESRPADAPTFFFIDIQPDQVDGISRLLRDRVGVRTPNLTPLIRSRVVAVNGQPIKTEAVSEEEERTAQSGDKDQRRKAWYLTREYVLTFLDQLPKDNVIVKGRWWTPGQTFTLPIISVEEDAAKAMGLDVGQTIELDIQGTPLVAEVGSIRKVEWGNFSTNFYMVLSPGALDGAPLTYVATVQVPPSDEVSLQQAIVAEFPNVTAINIGDVLDSFARILDRLSLAIRAVALFCVLTGGLVMGAALAATRYRRLYESAVLKALGATRGLLIGSFAIEYLLLGIVGGAIGVGLASALSWALLRWVFELGWALHPHVLLIGLGLTMILTLLVGFLSTYRILGQRPLPVLRYE, translated from the coding sequence GTGAACACCTTCGCACTAAAAATGGCGTGGCGCGAAACTCGCGCAGCTTGGCGACACTTTTTCTATTTCCTCACCAGCATTGCGGTGGGAGTAGGCGCCCTGGTGGGAGTCTCACTATTTTCCGCCCATCTTGAGCAAGCCGTCACGAAGGAAGCCCGTGGCTTACTCGGCGGGGATCTTGAGGTTCGCCTCTCGCGGCAGGTGAGTCCCGCAGGACTCACCTTTCTCACCTCGCTGACCAGTCGCGACATCGCGATGACTCACGTGAGCGAGTTGATCGGGATGGCCGCTCACGGTCCCGGAACACGCGCCTCCGGCCAATCGTCACAAATTGTCGAGCTTAAGGCGGTGGAATCGCTCTATCCGTTGTATGGGGCCCTGCGACTGGAACCGGATCGCCCGCTGTGGGAACTGCTGCAGCTCCAGTCGGCCGGCTGCCCGGGATCGCCCTGCTGGGGCGCAGTAGTTCAAGAATCACTGCTCATTCGAATGGGATTGAAGCTTGGCCAGTCGCTCACCATCGGCCAGGCCAGCTTCCGGATTACCGGGATCGTGCGCACGGAACCAGACCGCATGGCAAATGCGTTCAGCCTGGGCCCTCGCGTGCTGATTGCCCAGGAGGGGCTCCGCGCCACAGAACTAGTAAAACTCGGCAGTCGCGTACGCGAACGCTATCTGTTACAAACCCCGGCCGACACCAAAATTGAACCGCTCCTGTATGAATTGCGGAGCCGTTTGGCGGCGGACTCCGCGCGCGTCTCGACGTATCGAGAGGCGCAACCGCAACTGAAACAATTTCTGGAGCAATTGACCAGGTATCTCGGGCTCATCGGACTGACCGCCTTGTTTGTCAGCGGGATCGGCGTCGCGACATCCGTACGCGCCTTCCTTCGTGAAAAGCTGTCAACGATCGCCATCTTGAAAACCGTCGGCGCCGATTCTCCCACCATCATTCGCACCTATATGACCCAGGCCCTCCTCCTAGGACTGACCGGAAGCGTCGCGGGACTGATCCTCGGCGTCAGTCTAGAACAAGCCGTGCCTTGGATATTGTCTTCGTGGTTCGCCTCGGACATGCTGGGGCAAATTGGCTTTACATCGGGACTCTCCCTATACTCATTTCTGCCGCTCAGTAAAGGGCTGGCCCTCGGCCTGCTCACCACATTGCTCTTCACCCTGTGGCCGTTATTAGCCATTCGATCCGTTAAACCGGTCGCGCTGTTGCGACGCGACGCGCTCGCATCGGAATCGCCTGCGGACACTACGGACCGGAGCTGGCACCGGCACATCGCTCGCCTTGATCGGACAAAGCTGCTCACCGCTGGCACCATCGTCGTCGGGCTTGCCCTGCTGTCGATGTGGCAAGCCGGAACGTGGAAAATTGGACTCCTTTTTATGGGAGCCTTCTCGCTCGCACTCGCACTGTTAGGAAGCGCCGCCTGGCTAGTGATCCAAGCACTGGCTGTCGTGGCCCGGCCAAAGAATCTGGCCGTACGCCATGCGGTCGGCAACATTGTTCGTCCGGGGAGTCAGGCCGTCAGCATGACCATCGCCATTGGGATTGGGGTCATGGTGATCGTAACCGTCGCGCTGGTTGAACAGGCCTTGCTCCGACAGCTCGGCGAGAGCCGGCCGGCGGATGCCCCAACGTTTTTCTTCATTGATATTCAACCGGACCAAGTGGACGGTATCTCTCGTCTGCTCCGTGACCGGGTAGGGGTCCGCACACCAAATCTGACTCCACTGATTCGCTCACGGGTCGTAGCCGTAAACGGCCAACCGATCAAGACTGAAGCTGTATCCGAGGAGGAGGAGCGGACCGCCCAATCGGGCGATAAGGATCAGCGCCGCAAGGCATGGTACCTCACCAGAGAATATGTGCTGACCTTCTTGGATCAGCTGCCGAAGGACAACGTCATCGTGAAAGGCCGGTGGTGGACACCTGGCCAGACCTTTACGCTCCCCATCATCTCGGTCGAGGAAGACGCCGCCAAGGCAATGGGGCTGGATGTCGGACAGACGATCGAGCTGGACATTCAGGGCACGCCGCTGGTCGCAGAGGTCGGCAGCATTCGCAAAGTAGAGTGGGGCAACTTCTCCACAAACTTTTACATGGTCCTGTCGCCCGGCGCACTGGATGGCGCGCCCCTCACTTATGTGGCGACCGTGCAGGTCCCGCCCTCCGACGAGGTCTCGTTGCAACAAGCGATTGTCGCCGAATTTCCCAACGTGACGGCGATCAATATCGGCGATGTCCTCGATAGCTTTGCCCGCATCCTCGATCGCCTGTCTCTGGCCATTCGAGCCGTGGCGCTCTTCTGCGTCCTCACCGGAGGCCTTGTCATGGGAGCGGCGCTCGCAGCCACCCGGTATCGGCGCCTCTATGAATCCGCGGTGCTGAAGGCCTTGGGCGCCACCCGGGGGTTGCTCATCGGCTCCTTCGCGATCGAATATCTGTTGCTGGGAATCGTGGGGGGCGCGATCGGTGTCGGACTAGCCAGCGCCTTGTCCTGGGCACTTCTTCGATGGGTGTTCGAACTCGGCTGGGCCCTGCATCCCCACGTGCTGCTCATCGGACTGGGATTGACGATGATCCTCACGCTTCTCGTGGGATTTCTCAGCACCTACCGTATACTCGGACAGCGGCCGCTGCCCGTCCTTAGATACGAGTGA